The genomic segment TTAATGGCAGTAGCAAATCTTgtattcagttttgttttctttaataagttttattttctttaaataagttgaatggccttttgactgtTCTTTTTCTGACTTTTTGATACTCCTTAGCATTTAGCTGCTCATGTTATGGCGCCAtacaataagttgaatggcctttcgactgttctttctctgtgacatttgatactctgtatcattagctgtgtctcagatcaatgcgcagtggacaatattttttacttattCTGGGGGAAATATGTGCTGGGCGACACAGTGTGTTTCTAGCTCAGAGTGCTTGGCATCAATTTTGAGTCCTTGGCCAGGCCTGTgtacttcgtttttgaaagggcaagggcactaaggcattttctctttggtaaagggcctgctaagagaaaattgtaaagttcTACCGAGGCATTtcaaagggcacaaaggcaatgaccaggagtcattgaggcaatcgccttagttgcctctgtgaagtaccaggcctgctGGGTAATCCTGCCTAGCACAGCCCACTGTGGCTTCAACATGGCCCCTGAGTAAAAAGATAATTGCTGACACCTcgcttgtttgattgttttacagGAGAATATGCGGAAGAGATGTAACAGTCGAGATGTCCAACGGAGAGAAACGCCAGAGGCGAAGCTTCGGCGGTGGTGGCGGGGGCAGACCGCCCCCACGACGGGCCAGCCGAAATGACAAATGCTACTCTTGCAGCGACTACGGCCACTTTGCCCGCGACTGCCCCAATAGAGGGAGTGGAGGCGGGGATGGCGGGTACGGAGGGCGTCGCTACGGAGGTGGAGGTGGTGGTTGGGGCGGTTCTCGCGACCGCGATAATCGCAGATCAAGGTGAGTGTAGGTCGTAGGATAACAAAGTTTGCGCCTTGAGCATCAATGTTATTACTATTGTTATCAAATGATAACAGGAATATTGTCTAGttcgcggtaacaccatgtctgtgtctacttgccaagtagattttgttctttagagattGCTAGAGCAAGCCAGTCAAAACTTTGAGACCAAATAAGAACTCGCTCcatggtagtgaagttaataacaatccactatttataagctaaagtagcagTTAAAAagctggacagttcttttcagaacttagaagtctcctGGATTTTGAAAATCTACTTCGCAGTGGTAGAATATcaagcaagtagatacacacacgtGGTCTAACCGCAGCCACCACTGAATGGAACTTGattcttgttttgtgtttgtttgtttgttttaataaaattttGCACAGAAAGATCAACACAGCCTTGTGATCctggtctggaatttcatctttgagagggcaagggcatttacattttgttaacagcatttccattggaaaagcttaaagtcagtggaaacttttgaagggacaccaaggccatgACCAGGGCATCGATTGCTGCCCAGAGACGAAGACCCCCattaaattccaggcctggatcCTTATGTGCTCTGCTGTTGGGAATGTGTTTCTGATTTAAATAGTAACATATCTGTTTTTACCAGGAGTGcttattttctgtttttaccAGGGGTGCTTATTTTTGCACTCgtgttaaatgttttaaaatagaaAGAAATTTCACATGAACATTACAAGTTTTCAATGCTTTCCTGTTGAATTTCAAGACAGAGTATAGAATGTTGAAAAGGTTTGCCAAAATAAATAACGGAACCACATTGCTATAAAGCTGTCTGTtggaaatacaaatttaattgtATGGTGCCTTTTTGAGACCAtcccaatttcaacaaaaaccaTCTCTTAAAGCGATTAAACCTTTTCCCAACTCTTGAATCTTAACACAGTTTCTAATGGACCTTGCATTTTGTCATCTCGTAAgatttttatgaaaatgagATGATCACAGCAAAAGGCAAAATAGGGGATAATTGTTGGTTAGTTAGAACAGCTTTTGCAATTAAAAGATCATCCCCTTTTATTGATCATGAAACTTTCTAGTTTACgataactgtttttgtttgcactCAAACTTTTTACAGGGTGTCTTTACTCAGTCGCACTTCTGCCATTCATGTGCTTTGCATGTGATGATCATGTGATCAGTTTCTCAGTTTGGCTCCTCTTCCAACGTCTAGTTTAAAAGACACGGCCATCCTTCTCTCGCCTGCCCCCCCTCCTCCCACACCTCATCCGGGGGGgttgctcaaattttcacgccCTCCCTCTGCGACCCTCCGAAAAAGATTTCACCATCGTTTTTGACATAGGAGTATTCAAAGAGAGAGATAAATCATATGCCACACTCCAGAGAAAACTTCTCTTCTTTCGGGTTTGGAAGCGTCCGATTCAATTGCGTCAATTTGCCTCAAAGATTGAGAGCGTCTTTTACGAGAGAGATATTTGTTGCTTCTCTATGTCAGAGCTGCTCCTCCAGTCTCTCGGTTGAGATAATCGCCATTTTGTTGCGCACATTTCTTCTCAATGGCTAAGTAAGAGGGGTctgttttatcaatatttttttgttttcttttttctattttttttttatataaacatggaatttactttttttagagTGGAGTGCTAATCATCGGAAGCAGTTGACGGAAAGtgggatttatttaaaaaaccatCTAGCTTTGATCAGTATTTACTTCTGAAATTTCACTTACGAATAATTTTAATGTATGAAGTCAGTCATATCTGTTTACTGTGCTAATTTGTGCCAAATGaaatggtaaacaaacaaattgtattacATTCTCAAGTCAGAAAATGTCATGCATTCAGTGGATTTCGACCCAACTTCATGGCACTGTTTATCACAGAATTCTGCGCATACAGCTACTAACTTCAAAATCACTGAATTCTATAGTGCAGAATGatgcattaaagacagtggacactattggtaattgtcaaagactaaataacaaacctgtgaaaatttgagctcaatcggtcatcgaagtttcgagataataatgaaagaaaaataacccttgtcacacgaagttgtgtgcgtttagatggttgatttcgagacctcaagttctaaatctgatgtctcgaaatcaaattcgtggaaaattacttctttctcaaaaactatggcacttcagaggaggccgtttctcacaatgttttataccatcaacctctccccattactcgccaccaagaaaggttttatgccaatatttattttgagtaattaccaatagtatccactgcctttaagcccggttcatacttcctgcaaatgcgaagcacACTTTGTTTAAGCAAACATCAGTACGCGCTCCGTTTCCAATTTTGCCTATAAGAAATTCGCTTTGTACAAAGCGTTCGCAGGATGTATGAATCAGGCAAACAAAATCAAGCCATGAAATGAAGATGGGCCTAGatctgtgggttttttttcttcttcttttctataGTTCAGTGGAAATTTGTACGCATCTTTTGTAAAAGCAGATGACAATATTTGAGAAGAACTTATTATAATACGGGGGAAAATGCACCTGTAAATATGAATGATCAAAGCTAGATTCAACGTAGTGACACTTTTTTAGTTCATTTAATAGATTTAATATATACAGATTGTGGTCAGTCTTGGTTAAAGAGTCTGGGTACCTCTTGTatgatacaaaacacaatgtccacagctggacattaaacttacatggtttaaggacaatgatggtagaaagcttcttttaatttaaaatgttacttgctgaggtgcaaaGAGAAATTTTGTCTCGGGAGAGGAACATTTACAGCATTACAGCATTACGAAACTTCCTTGAAAACATTactttgtgattttcactttttcctCTTCAAAATTTGATAACTAATGACGCTGAAAACTAAGGAGGTAACTTGCATTGCCTACATCACTTCATTCACAGAGAgtaggattcatgtcatggccaaaatcTTGATCTACGAATGGTACCATAACCCTTAAACTAGCCTCATACAGAACCTGACCAGGCAGTAGGATTTTATTAAagaccgtggacactattggtaattactcaaaataattataagcataaaacctcacttggtactaatggggagaggttgatggtataaaacattgtgagaaacggctccctctgaagtggagtagtttttgagaaaaaaaataattttcccaggtaatttcatttcaagacctttcatttagaatttgaggtcttgaaatcaagcatctgaaagcacacaactttgtgtgacaagggtgttttttctgtcattattatctcgcatcttcgacaaccaattgagctcaaattgtcacaggtttgatattgtatgcatatgttgagatacaccaagtgaaaagactggtctttgacatttaccaatagtgtctactgcctttaaagtttctCTAAAGATTTGTTGGATTTCATTGACATTATCTGCATAAGAGAAAAAAACTTCATATTTTCAAGtttgataattttttgttaCAGCAAAACGATACTGTATTTGGAATTTTATTCAAaggtgttttcttttaaagggaagatacacgtttggtaattactcgaaacaaatattaacttaaaaactgacaacGTAAcgtgcattggagagctgttggtattacaaaacattgtgggaaacgactccctctgaaatagcgtagtttttgagaaagaggtaatttctcactaaaataataaaagacttctagctatgagtcttttattcctatctgaaagcacacaaattcttccaacaagggtgttttttctttcatcattttctcgcaacttcgatgaccgattgagcccaaattttcacaggtttgttattttatgcttatgatggaatgcaccaagtgagaacactggtctttgacaattaccaaacgtgtacagtgcccaatgttgaaacaaatattgagtacaAAGAATTGGTTTGTTGCTCATGTTATGgttctggttttgttttctgaTTAAATAGGAGTAACTCCAGGAGTCGCAGCCGTGGGCGAAGTCGCAGCCGTAGCCGCGGACGAAGCCGCAGTCGCAGCCATAGAAGCCGCAGTCGTAGCCATAGCCGTGGACACAGCCGTAGTGTCTCTCCACCACGTAGACACAAGAGCCACAGCAAGTCtcgtagccgtagccgaagGTAAAAAATATCTCCAACTAACTCTAACCTAGACCCATAAACCCCCGTCCTtacaaaacataatttgtttgacTCTTTTTTACAagtgctttacatgggatcaggcataccaccataatcagcgtccaacagtttgggtgttgatttactgtatggtgttgggCTGAAGACTTGTGAGTGGTAAACTGACAATagtttacatgggatcaggcataccaccgtAATCAgcgtccaacagtttgggtgttgattTACCGTGTGGTGTTGggctgaggactgcactagtaaactgacaatagtttacatgggatcaggcataccaccgtAATCAgcgtccaacagtttgggtgttgattTACTGTGTGGTGTTGggctgaggactgcactagtaaactgataaTGTCTTACATCAGATTATAAAGTTCAAGCTTTGAGTGTGGAAGGATATGTTGACAAATTACAAGTAATTCCcttttagaaaataaataacatacaGTTTGCAAGAATAAGAAGTAACTTACGGTTACAACAATgggccgaataaataaaaactggcAATTATCAAGTTACTGTTACTATTACTTGTACTTTTACAAGCTACTGTACGAGGAGCGTGAGATTTTACTTACACAACAGTGTTGCATATATGGCTCGGTATCGGGTCAGtattaaagggttatttttcccttGGCCTATTGATCCAACTATAAATGttacttataaatttgttgtgtactttaatTGCTCTAAAAGTACCAATCTCTGGCGCGGAGAGGCTGGCTGTTTCCTCATCATAGCCACTGCCGCCATCAAAAACTCGACTAAGTGGAAACTGCCCCGCCTGCATTTCAGTTAAGCGCTATTGAGTAGCGAGCCCATGCCTCTATTGTTATACTCCTGAATACCCCGCTATTGTGTATTTTTCTGACCATTTATCAATCCGTTCAagtaaatggtgtttttccagaaaaaggttatttatagagatttgagcaaattctcatgcctgatcttaaACTTATCGAAATTTGTTAATGCTGGCCTTTATACGGCCCAGTATTTTGTGAAACTATCAGGTAATagtaaaatgtcggttttatttATATCTCAAAAAGAAGAGTCACTCAATCATTGCTTTTACCTACTAGTTTGACCAATTACTAGCACTATTAaggcttacttttatttttaaggatttaagtaaaaggctagtaaaagcaaatgctagtttttatttattcggcccAAGGTGCTAAAATTGCTTTTGTAGAAAGgttgactctgaaaagagctgacGCCGAGACCACacctgctcttttcagagccaacactcctacAACATGTACAATAGAGAATTGATACATGGTTGTACTTgccttttgttattttttagttcGTAATTTTCACACcaagcaaagcttcaaacaccttATAAAAAAGTAGACAAATATTTGAGAAAGagtctgctagggtcgaaacgtcaggtcattaatttttttttgcaagataTTTTCTCAGAATATTCTTTTCATAACCTTTCTAAAttcaatgttttccttttttttttttcaatttcacagCCATTCTCGTTCTCATCACCGAAGGAGTTCCTCCAACGAGAGAGAATAGTTTCATCATTTTACCCAGAATGCCCTTCAGTCCAGCTGTATAGACTGTCAGAGAAATACATGctatttctgaagaaaaaaaaaagaaaaacaaaaagaagaaaaaaattgaaaaagaaattgtgaaGCATATCACATCATGTTAGAAGCAGCAGTCTAACTTAATCTTTAAGACTAAAATGGTCAAGGGACCAATTCTTGTGATCTGCTAAGCATGTTTTACAGACTACCAGGTGAATGTATGCGTTTCATATTCATCGGCTGGTTACCATTGTAAGTTTTGGATTCGCTAAGCATAACTGACAATCTACCAACTTATTGCAtgaatttttgtattgttaaaaaaaattgtcaatatATCGTCTGAAGAATCCACAATTTAAGCAAGAGTTGATTTGTGTTCACTTGTGTATTTGTCATATTTCTTGTTACCTAGGCGTTCTTGGCTTACACATCTTACATATAAATTGGGGTAGTTTCataaaagctgttaagcagaaaatgcaaCTGAGTAAATATTTTCGCTAAGCTAAACAAAATTAGGGTGGCACCGGTtgtaacaaatattaactttatagaATGTTAGCTGGTAgcctgtttctgcttagcagtatTTACTGATGCTTATGAACATTTTGCGcctaggctttatgaaacttggcccaggGCTTAGCCTGTAAGCGCTCTGGAGGATGTTACAGAAAAGCAGAGTTATAAAGCGTAGACACGTCTGAAATTATTACACCACTTTGCTCGTTTTCCATTGTAATTAGGCATGATGTTCTTCCTATGGTAATCTGAATTGTTTGTTTACACGCATTGctatttttaccatgttttattATGGTTTGACACTCAAAAGTCTCAACATGATTATTTTTTAGATGTGCACTCTGCAAAAAACACCTCAGCGACGAAATAAAAGGTTTGAAAAAATAACCCAGCCGTTAGTCTTAAAAAACGGATTATCCACAAAGAAGGGggcctcctccttcctttttgtAGAAAgggaggacgctaaacatgttttttttttggaggggggggggggcattcgGTATCCCATACCCAACATGGCATCCTACCGTTCTATATCCAGCTTGGTGTCCCATCCAAAAAGGCGTCACATATCCAACATTGCGACCCATATCCAAAATAATGGTGTCCAATATCAACATGATGTGTTAAATACTGTACATATCCACATGGTGCGATATGGACCATGCAATAATATTATGGTCTCATATTCACTGCTGCTGTTATGGATCCACCAATCGGGGCTCACttttaaagagctgcttaagctgagAATACTAGTGCTTACaaatttactgcttagcaaaagaagCCGGAAACCAGTCGATGAATAAACATGTGACATgccattttggctggtaaccttattctgatagcACAATTTTGTTCTACGCATTTACAATGTAAGCAACTTATTTCCACTAAGAAGCGCTGGTAATTTTCGGTCCCAAAACTTGGATGAAAGTTTggttcaagtttgcttgaattTATCAAAGATGCATGTTGGTTGAACTAAACGGGATACAGCTAGGTTTCAAATGTTCCTTAAATTTCAGTATCATGTCTGTGTAATGAAGTAGCTTAGAGTTATCGCATCTTGGGTGTGTTTTGAGTTGTCCACAAGTTCCATTTGACAGTAGCAAAAGAATGTTATAACATGTAAAGGTTTTATAATCAAAAGCCCAGAATTTCAATAGTGGAAAATCATGCACTATGGGTCTGTTATGCTAAATTTAATGTCAAACTTTACCATTGATTTAATTTTTACTAAGAAGCTAAATTTACCACTGGTTTACCTGATGCGCTCTTAAAAGTAGCCActgaaaagaaatgaaaataaaattgttaaataTATTGAGCATTTTTAAGTGAATACATGTGTACAGTTCAGAGCACTCCTTTTTATTTGTTGAGATGTAATGCTTTTTCTTTTCTGCGAAGAAATTAATTTTGGGTATTTTTGCtccaagtttttaaaaagtaacatGGTCAGTGATTTTTGATATAGGAGGGGCCTAATGATTGCTTATTTCTTCAGTCACATTTATTGATGTATTGTATGTAGTACATTTGTCAGTGGCAGACATTGCCTGTATAAATTGCAGACTGCCAAATTTTATTGAGCTgagtaagcacaacaagtatttgctaagcataacaaaaattaaggttaccagccaaagaaCTTTCACTTGCACTCggtatgtgactggtatcctgttgataattgcttagcagaaaaatgtacGTGTAAAgccaaattattttgaaatttagGCTTGATGATCGATCACACTTGATTTACAATcgtccaaaaagaaaaaaattatgtcgTCATTTTGAGCGCGCGGCACCAACAGCGAGAGGTAAAAGAAGGTTTCTCATTGGCCCATCAcgtttattttccctttttttcttcgTCGTTTTTACCTTAAAGATTACAGGGTGATGATGATGTCACTGATTAAAGCCGGTTCATACTTGCTGCGGATGCGTAGCGAATTTTGGTGACATAATAATCTGTATGCGCTCCCCTCCAAACTGTGACGCAAGTTAATTCTCTTTGCACCAAGCATTTGCAAGCagcatgaaccgggcttaacggTCCATAAAAAGTGTGTTTCATTCAACCTAGAGAAAGTTTGAATCAGTACCTACATGTACCCCAGATTTTTTATCAAGGTAGgaataaaaatcataaaaaataaacacaaattgttattattttttttttagcagagttctcacacaattttgttttgggaaaatgttttattttatttatttgttttttgttatgttaAGTTTTCTTTGCATACACTGCTTTATAACTCTTTCTACCTTATGCTCTATATGTGTTAAGTATGtgcattatttttaaaattgttgtgaCATTGTTACATTACTGttagaaaataaatgattagTTTTTGTGACGGGTTACAGATGTGTCTTGAGTTCAACACCGATTTGTAATTGTAGCAATATCTAGGTTGGGTTTTGCATTTAATTTTTTCACAAATGGAAGATGACATTGTAGCATGTCACACACTTACATGTTTGTTCGGATAAGAGATGTAACTCCTCCCAATGAATAtctcatttaaagccattggacactttctgaacagaacagaaattaacttacagggtttacagaaggtaatggtgaaagacttcccttgaaacatgattccatgaaatgctttactttttgagaaaacattaaaacaattatcaattctcgatatagagaatatcggaacacatgtcatgacgcggtgaaacgtgcagaaacaagggtgggttttcccgttattttctcccgattccgatgaccgattgagcctaaattttcacaggtttgttattttatatataagttgtgatacacaatgTGTGGGCCTTTGCACAAtgctgtttaccgatgttgtgtgtTTGCTTTAATTAGCAATGACTTTGAGAGATTTCCCATTCAGAGACAAAAAATCATGTTTGcatttcaatttatttaaagacactagacacctttggtattattgtcaaagaccagttttctcacttggtgtttctcaacatatgcacaaaatgacaaatctgtgaaaatttgaactcaattggtcgtcaaaaatgcgagataataatggactAAAAagaacgcccttgtcacacgaggttgtgtgctttcatgcttgattttgagaccccgcgtgaggtctcaaaatcagttcaaatattttactgagaaaaaCAGTGTTCAACAGCTCCATTCCTTGTTACCGAAAagctttttatgctaacaattattttcagtaattaccaagcaGGTCTAGGTGAGGCCCTCCCTCTTTCCCCTCCCCCGGGCCTTGAATATTCTGTCTGTGATAGTTGGAAACTCGATTGGAGTAGCCTCCATCCCAGGTCTGCCCCTCTAAGTTTCGTTCCCTGGGTAACCCTTACTTAAAATCCAAAATTtgtagaccccccccccctcaaacatAAAGTGACATCATTGactaatcctacctccatggtgataTCTAAGACTTTGAAACTAAAGTAAGACTAGCTGTAACAAGTCacacaattttgtaattttcaagttACCTTTTAATAATTTAATCTCTCTTTGATATAGAATTTGTtgctactacatgtacacacctaTAATTAAACAACACCAGCTACAACTCCAAACAACTGTTCATTagtaatgaataaaataacttttATGTTGTACTGATTTCAAAAAATAACTTCATACTCTTTCATTTAATATACATAAGTAATACTCTTCCAAAATAATCATGTACATTTCAGACAAATCtaaaggattttttttacatataattCCAGCTTTCTAGACCACAGCTAATCCTCACCCAAATTTCAATGGGCGACTtaggaacactaggtggcagcagacttaagcCCTTCCTGCAAAggcatcacaaattcgcaacgaataatttgcagcaaTCGAGCTGTGTTCAACTCTCTTGCAAATATCGCAGCgtaaacagagttgtgacgtcaaattcgcttcgcatgaAGAATGAACCTGGCTTTACCAGGTATGTCTCCATGTTTACTAGGTCTGAGCATGCGCTTTACCTAGAACAATGGATTTTCATGGTAATTAACCCACAGCCACCTAGTGTCCTAAACGTCCCCCATTCAAAGCTGAAGATAATACTTTTAATGTACCTCTTTtctctctgaaaaaaaaacatgcaaatgCTTTGCTGAATTGCAAGACATCTCcagcaataagccatttgtgagttagatttgaataatgtctggtaaaatgacttgcttagcaaaagttacCGTTACATTTGAATACCTCACACTATGGAGACAGTTACCATGTCACATGATTTGGGGCAGGCCCTTTTTATGGCTACCTCAAGATTGTGCCATatacatccattcagaattgtgtaggATGGgttcatagagttatatataagaactagagggcgcactggcctatctACGCGCTCTGGTacgcgcgcaggcggccattttctaagttgacaaaactggcatctcacagcgtgtgtttgtggggccattttgtaagttgaacaaacagcatcgcgttcaataaaaaaaactcaaacgtgtatttcatattgaacgcgcgcgtgcagaatgacgtgcttgtcatcttgcggtcccgtggcgtctgtgcacgaagcatcactcgtgcgccctctagttcttatatataactctatggatgggtttcaccgtctcttacgtatctacgcaaaagcttgcccaaatcatgtgacatagcaatcGTACAACTCTATAGTCCGAGGAATTCAAACTTAAGAGGTGACTTTCAAGCActtcattgtaccagacaacatATAAGTTtgacacgcaaatggcttattacaTGCTAATGTGACACACTTTATGTTCTACATATTCAtagattttaatttatttataatgatTAATACCTTTATAAACTGATCCATTACACTCAGACCACCATAGTAACTGTTACCATAGCAACTGCCTCCCAAAAGTACAATTCAGTAAAAGAAGCTCATGGAATTGTTGTGGAGCGCCAAATTCAAACTccgtgtttctgatcagcagagtgtgggttcgagtcccattcatgacacttgtgtccccaattgcaagcaagacacttaaccattgcctcGCCCTTCGGATGCGACGTAAACGGTTGGTCCCtagtgttgtgtaacgcacggaAAAGAAGCAAGTGCACTTGATCGAACAGAGAAGGAGCTCACCCGGtgtcctggtttgattggctgcattttgcgccacagcaccttgtaaaccattacgtgctatgtaaaaggagtaggtctcagaATGTAGTCACattaccttgcaggaaatactgtatgttaaagcgccttgagcataaCTGAGTCGCGGATATGCGCACTACATAAGAAgccaattattgttttattaacaaATGCCAGGTTTTATACATGGAGGTGTGCACCGCATTGCGTCAAAATCAGCACGCCATCATGGCTACAAATGCTGCTTAGACTCAGATGCACCCTGAACCCTTTGCTTGCTGATCATGCTCTTGGGGACAGGGCATGGTTGTTGGTTATTCAGGTTCGGAGCTTACTGGATACATTAAGTcagaagtgtcatggccgagcggttaagagcaccgaattcaaactctggtgtttctgatcagcaaagtgtgggttcgaatccccagccgtgacacttgtgtccttaagcaagacccttcaccattgcttcgtcctttggatgggacgttaagctgttggtcccatgtgttatgtaacacatgtaaaag from the Asterias rubens chromosome 22, eAstRub1.3, whole genome shotgun sequence genome contains:
- the LOC117305036 gene encoding serine/arginine-rich splicing factor 7-like isoform X1, yielding MSRYQSSDRGGGGGGGGGSRSGDPDCKVYVGNLGSSAGRRELESAFNGYGSLRNVWVARNPPGFAFIEFDDPRDAQDAVKGMYRKRICGRDVTVEMSNGEKRQRRSFGGGGGGRPPPRRASRNDKCYSCSDYGHFARDCPNRGSGGGDGGYGGRRYGGGGGGWGGSRDRDNRRSRSNSRSRSRGRSRSRSRGRSRSRSHRSRSRSHSRGHSRSVSPPRRHKSHSKSRSRSRSHSRSHHRRSSSNERE
- the LOC117305036 gene encoding RNA-binding protein 1-like isoform X2 is translated as MSRYQSSDRGGGGGGGGGSRSGDPDCKVYVGNLGSSAGRRELESAFNGYGSLRNVWVARNPPGFAFIEFDDPRDAQDAVKGMYRKRICGRDVTVEMSNGEKRQRRSFGGGGGGRPPPRRASRNDKCYSCSDYGHFARDCPNRGSGGGDGGYGGRRYGGGGGGWGGSRDRDNRRSRVSLLSRTSAIHVLCM